In Marivirga salinae, a single window of DNA contains:
- a CDS encoding endonuclease/exonuclease/phosphatase family protein has translation MKQNIKLDNRLIKLYAIHPEPPVPSQNPKSTARDAEILLVGQKTKADQMPTIVAGDLNDVAWSYTSELFLKISGLLDPRRGRGLFSSFHAKHWYARWPLDHVFCSGHFRLQKMKRMGSIGSDHFPILLQLHLAKTDDDSDELEVTEEEKELSNEKIEYGTD, from the coding sequence TTGAAACAGAATATAAAACTTGATAATCGTTTAATAAAGCTTTATGCAATTCACCCTGAGCCGCCTGTTCCTTCTCAAAACCCAAAATCAACAGCTCGTGATGCGGAAATTTTATTAGTTGGGCAAAAAACAAAAGCTGACCAAATGCCTACCATAGTTGCGGGTGATTTAAATGATGTGGCTTGGAGTTATACTTCGGAATTATTCTTAAAAATAAGTGGCCTATTAGACCCTAGGAGAGGAAGAGGCCTTTTTAGTTCTTTTCATGCAAAACATTGGTATGCCCGCTGGCCTTTAGATCATGTGTTTTGTTCGGGGCATTTTCGATTACAAAAAATGAAAAGAATGGGAAGTATTGGATCTGATCATTTTCCGATATTACTTCAATTGCATTTGGCTAAAACAGATGATGATAGTGATGAATTGGAAGTAACAGAGGAGGAAAAAGAATTGTCTAATGAGAAAATAGAATATGGTACAGACTAA
- a CDS encoding endonuclease/exonuclease/phosphatase family protein has protein sequence MISFLQIVLYILGGAIVFISLLPLIRNDYWTFRVFEFPRTQKWVINLIILIASIILFPSDAYFSFGFIILLFANQLYLSYQIYPYLPFANKQMDSVSQNKRPKIKLLIANVYQENREWEKLVDMVQGEQADIVLLLETNKWWKDKCCDAFGNEYSFKVLEDRENTYGMLLFSKLELKNTQIHYWIKDEIPSIETEYKT, from the coding sequence TTGATAAGCTTTTTACAAATTGTGCTTTACATATTGGGTGGTGCTATAGTTTTCATCAGCTTACTTCCTTTGATTCGAAATGATTATTGGACTTTTAGAGTTTTTGAATTTCCTAGAACTCAAAAGTGGGTAATAAATCTTATCATACTTATTGCGTCTATAATCTTATTTCCTTCTGATGCCTATTTCTCTTTTGGGTTTATCATCTTACTATTTGCTAATCAACTTTATTTAAGCTATCAGATATATCCATATTTGCCCTTCGCAAATAAGCAAATGGATTCTGTTAGCCAGAATAAAAGGCCAAAAATCAAACTGCTAATTGCAAATGTCTATCAAGAAAACAGAGAATGGGAAAAATTAGTCGATATGGTTCAAGGTGAACAGGCTGATATTGTTTTGTTGTTAGAGACCAACAAATGGTGGAAAGATAAATGTTGTGATGCCTTTGGGAATGAATATTCTTTTAAAGTTCTAGAAGATAGAGAAAACACTTATGGGATGCTTTTATTCTCAAAATTGGAATTAAAAAACACACAAATCCACTATTGGATAAAAGATGAAATTCCATCTATTGAAACAGAATATAAAACTTGA